A portion of the Poecilia reticulata strain Guanapo linkage group LG23, Guppy_female_1.0+MT, whole genome shotgun sequence genome contains these proteins:
- the LOC103459260 gene encoding ubiquitin-conjugating enzyme E2 H isoform X3, with translation MSSPSPGKRRMDTDVVKLIESKHEVTILSGLNEFVVKFYGPQGTPYEGGVWKVRVDLPDKYPFKSPSIGFMNKIFHPNIDEASGTVCLDVINQTWTALYDLTNIFESFLPQLLAYPNPIDPLNGDAAAMYLHRPEEYKQKIKEYIQKYATEEALKEQEEGTGDSSSESSMSDFSEDEAQDMEL, from the exons CATCGAGAGCAAGCATGAAGTCACCATCCTCAGTGGACTCAATGAATTTGTAGTGAAGTTTTATGGCCCACAAGGAA CGCCGTACGAGGGAGGCGTGTGGAAAGTGCGAGTAGATCTTCCTGATAAATACCCATTCAAATCGCCATCCATAG GATTCATGAACAAGATTTTTCATCCCAACATTGATGAAGC GTCAGGAACAGTGTGCTTAGATGTCATCAACCAGACATGGACAGCTCTTTATG ATCTGACCAACATCTTTGAATCGTTCCTGCCCCAACTGCTGGCTTACCCAAACCCCATCGACCCCCTTAACGGCGACGCAGCTGCCATGTACCTTCATCGGCCAGAGGagtacaaacaaaaaatcaaag AGTACATTCAGAAATATGCAACAGAGGAAGCTCtgaaggagcaggaggaagggACGGGTGACTCTTCATCTGAAAGCTCCATGTCTGATTTCTCAGAAGACGAAGCCCAGGACATGGAGTTGTAG